In Pseudomonadota bacterium, a single window of DNA contains:
- a CDS encoding VOC family protein — protein sequence MFRLDHIGLVTKDIEELAHVFRALGLKEITESIENPRQKVAASFVKVGDREDVYVEILEPTRNDSPITKFLEKQGGGLHHLCFEVDDIKKTSRELVEKGFKMIVPPEDCEAYDENLKRGCNDVTKIAFFIVSDRLLIELIEKGK from the coding sequence ATGTTCAGACTTGATCACATAGGACTGGTGACGAAAGATATTGAGGAGCTTGCACATGTTTTTCGCGCATTGGGTCTCAAGGAGATTACGGAATCTATTGAAAACCCGAGGCAGAAGGTGGCGGCATCATTCGTGAAGGTGGGGGATAGAGAGGATGTATACGTAGAAATCCTTGAGCCGACCCGCAACGATTCACCCATTACAAAGTTTCTTGAAAAACAGGGCGGAGGTCTTCATCACCTCTGTTTTGAGGTTGATGATATAAAAAAGACATCCCGTGAACTGGTCGAAAAAGGCTTTAAAATGATTGTTCCTCCGGAAGACTGCGAAGCCTATGATGAAAACCTCAAAAGAGGGTGCAACGATGTCACAAAAATAGCATTCTTTATCGTTTCGGACAGACTTCTCATTGAACTGATAGAAAAAGGTAAGTGA
- a CDS encoding sigma-54 dependent transcriptional regulator yields the protein MKLDKGNILLVEDDNNQRGIIKTILTKEGFFVEDVDCGKKAIEQIKGGSFDLVVTDLRLPDIDGTEVVKEVKRVGRTCHAIIITAYGSIPSAIEATKLGAFYYLEKPFEKDQLLIVISNAMNQVKLLKDNIMLKDQLHDRFSLDNIVGVHGRMEELFKIVKKVAPTNSTVLIYGESGTGKELFAKSIHYNSPRKNKPFFAINCAAIPETLLESELFGYEKGAFTGALTRHAGLFEQANGSSLFLDEIGDLTLNTQAKLLRAIQEREVRRIGGKENIKLDVRIITATNKRLEEEIAKGRFREDLYYRLNVIAFSIPPLRERMADIPLLVEHFLKKLNENHEGKKGISNEALQLLMKYSWPGNVRQLESVTERAYIMCEEDTISIDYMPEEVKQESGRNLSKHFEIPDEGLNFEEIEREFIKKAVIKAEGKISLAAKLLNMSYDKLWFKVKKMKEKGDILDYTNK from the coding sequence GTGAAGCTTGATAAAGGCAATATCCTCTTAGTGGAAGATGATAATAACCAGAGAGGCATTATCAAAACCATCCTCACAAAGGAAGGTTTTTTTGTGGAGGACGTGGACTGCGGCAAAAAGGCGATTGAGCAGATTAAAGGCGGTTCCTTTGATCTGGTGGTAACGGATTTAAGGCTTCCGGACATCGACGGCACAGAAGTGGTTAAAGAGGTAAAAAGGGTTGGCAGGACATGTCATGCCATTATTATTACTGCCTATGGCTCAATCCCGTCCGCTATAGAGGCCACAAAGCTTGGCGCCTTTTATTATCTTGAAAAACCCTTTGAAAAAGACCAACTGCTTATCGTAATCAGCAATGCCATGAACCAGGTCAAACTCCTGAAAGACAATATCATGCTGAAGGACCAGCTTCACGACAGGTTCAGCCTTGATAACATCGTAGGCGTCCACGGGAGAATGGAGGAACTCTTCAAGATTGTGAAAAAGGTTGCCCCGACTAATTCAACGGTCCTCATTTACGGTGAAAGCGGCACTGGAAAAGAACTTTTTGCAAAGAGCATCCATTATAACAGTCCGAGGAAAAACAAGCCCTTCTTTGCGATTAATTGTGCTGCCATACCTGAGACGCTCCTTGAGAGCGAGCTTTTCGGATACGAGAAGGGAGCGTTTACCGGTGCGCTGACCCGTCATGCGGGACTCTTTGAACAGGCAAACGGGAGTAGCCTGTTCCTTGACGAAATAGGCGATTTAACGCTCAATACCCAGGCAAAACTCTTGAGGGCCATCCAGGAAAGGGAAGTTCGCAGAATCGGGGGTAAGGAAAATATCAAGCTCGACGTTAGAATTATTACAGCAACGAACAAAAGACTTGAGGAAGAGATAGCAAAGGGTAGATTCCGCGAAGACCTTTATTACAGATTAAACGTGATCGCCTTTTCGATACCCCCTTTAAGAGAAAGAATGGCGGATATCCCGCTTCTTGTGGAACATTTCTTAAAAAAATTGAACGAAAACCATGAGGGGAAAAAGGGTATTTCCAATGAAGCATTACAACTCCTGATGAAATATTCCTGGCCGGGTAATGTAAGACAGCTCGAATCGGTGACGGAAAGGGCCTACATCATGTGTGAAGAAGATACCATCAGCATAGATTATATGCCTGAAGAGGTAAAGCAGGAAAGCGGAAGAAACCTCTCAAAACATTTTGAAATACCCGACGAAGGACTGAACTTTGAAGAGATTGAAAGGGAATTCATAAAGAAGGCGGTCATAAAAGCAGAAGGCAAAATATCCCTTGCAGCGAAACTCCTCAATATGTCATATGACAAATTATGGTTCAAGGTCAAGAAGATGAAGGAAAAGGGAGACATTCTTGATTACACGAACAAGTAA
- the murI gene encoding glutamate racemase — protein sequence MKNLSIGMFDSGIGGLTVLKEVRKLLPHEHVLYLGDTARVPYGNKSPQTITKYALESAIFLLTKGIKILVIACNTSSALAMNILKKKLPIPVLGVIDPGAKEAVEHSQNKRVGIVGTKATVKSMAYVKAIRRLDPGVEVLSKACPLFVPIAEEGLEDDMIAYLVAEKYLEEFKGSSIDTLVMGCTHYPILEGVIKTVMGHGVTIVNTGRETAKEVKKSLEQKKIINDTGKGGSEYFVTDSPESFQEIGSRFLGEDITHVKFLKSLDYKDYLLFP from the coding sequence GTGAAAAATCTCTCCATAGGGATGTTCGATTCGGGTATCGGGGGATTGACTGTATTAAAGGAGGTAAGGAAACTCCTGCCCCATGAACATGTTCTTTACCTGGGTGATACCGCAAGGGTTCCTTATGGAAATAAGTCTCCACAGACTATTACAAAATATGCCCTGGAAAGCGCCATCTTTTTGCTCACCAAGGGAATCAAGATACTTGTTATCGCCTGCAATACCTCATCGGCATTAGCCATGAACATTTTAAAGAAGAAGCTTCCTATCCCTGTGCTGGGGGTTATCGATCCAGGCGCAAAAGAAGCGGTTGAACATTCACAAAATAAAAGGGTGGGTATCGTCGGTACGAAGGCTACCGTTAAGAGTATGGCCTATGTAAAGGCAATAAGACGGCTTGACCCTGGCGTTGAGGTCCTGTCAAAGGCCTGTCCTCTCTTTGTGCCTATAGCTGAGGAAGGCCTTGAAGATGATATGATTGCCTATCTTGTGGCGGAAAAATATTTAGAGGAATTTAAAGGGTCCTCCATCGACACCCTTGTGATGGGCTGCACACATTATCCGATCCTGGAAGGGGTCATAAAGACCGTCATGGGCCACGGCGTTACTATTGTCAATACCGGCAGGGAAACTGCAAAGGAAGTAAAAAAATCTCTTGAGCAGAAAAAGATTATCAATGATACCGGCAAGGGGGGTTCTGAATATTTTGTAACAGATTCACCTGAATCTTTCCAGGAAATTGGCAGCCGCTTCCTTGGAGAGGATATAACACATGTAAAATTCCTGAAAAGCCTCGATTATAAAGACTATCTCCTTTTTCCATGA
- the ispD gene encoding 2-C-methyl-D-erythritol 4-phosphate cytidylyltransferase yields MRTLAIVLAGGAGKRMGTATNKQFLLLDNKPIIVRTLQIFEECRPVDGVYLVVNQKDLPIMQEEILETYKFNKVLKLVIGGRLRQDSVRNGLEAIENPCDIVIIHDGARPFVSPSFIEKGIFLMEMFDAVIPALPVKDTIKTVSKEGFVMKTLERDSLWNVQTPQTFKYDLIIKAYRDGMSKKLYGYDDATFLEHMGKKIKVIEGSPYNIKITTPEDLIIAKGMLSQLKGSV; encoded by the coding sequence ATGAGAACGCTCGCAATCGTACTGGCAGGCGGAGCCGGCAAACGGATGGGCACAGCTACGAATAAACAGTTTCTTCTCTTAGACAATAAGCCAATCATTGTCCGCACCTTGCAGATCTTTGAAGAATGCAGACCCGTTGACGGGGTTTATCTCGTGGTGAACCAGAAAGACCTCCCGATTATGCAGGAAGAAATCCTGGAGACATATAAATTCAACAAGGTATTGAAACTCGTCATAGGTGGACGGTTGAGACAGGACTCGGTGAGGAACGGGCTTGAAGCCATTGAAAACCCCTGCGATATCGTTATTATTCATGACGGTGCACGTCCATTTGTATCGCCTTCCTTCATAGAAAAAGGTATTTTTTTGATGGAGATGTTTGATGCAGTGATACCTGCCCTTCCCGTAAAGGACACGATAAAGACAGTTTCCAAGGAGGGGTTTGTTATGAAAACCCTGGAAAGGGATTCCCTGTGGAATGTTCAAACACCCCAGACATTCAAATATGACCTCATAATAAAGGCATACAGAGATGGCATGAGCAAGAAGCTCTACGGTTATGACGATGCAACGTTCCTCGAACATATGGGTAAAAAGATAAAAGTCATCGAAGGCTCCCCCTATAACATCAAAATAACAACACCTGAAGACCTCATTATTGCGAAAGGCATGCTCTCCCAGTTAAAAGGCAGTGTATGA
- a CDS encoding multiheme c-type cytochrome yields the protein MVKKAIFVRWLLLTCALVLIPALATAQATYTGSAKCTPCHKAISDNWKDTLHNKSQQILSPANDTVVVDWKGPVKLKAGNIPEVTVKLGKGAGNTYQTTLVDAKNPSKEITYDIVRTYGGWGWKQRYLVKVGNNNYILPIQWNQATSRWVPYNLQNWYNDDGSLKALFVKNSFEMKCAACHNTGLELKKVDDGYESKYVELNTGCEKCHGPGSQHVKSPKSKGNIVNPRKITYERGLESCGQCHTRGTSVPNGSFEFPWNDKDNKPYKLGEPIANYYQFTPGLWGDPEAHSKQHHQQWIDLLKSKHFKAKVACYDCHNPHGGAGRFQLVKADFNNTLCLSCHGKDKRFSNPAAIRNHTKHNYAPETKGTSRCSGCHMVKTAASAEAGDIHSHDFKIIKPTVSLEAFKKDPKNVVPNSCTGCHKDWAKDEAGLQMAAGAYDSLFAK from the coding sequence ATGGTGAAGAAGGCTATTTTTGTTAGATGGTTGCTACTTACATGTGCTCTCGTGTTGATTCCTGCTCTTGCGACTGCTCAGGCAACCTATACAGGCTCAGCAAAGTGCACGCCCTGTCACAAGGCAATCTCTGATAACTGGAAAGATACGCTGCACAATAAATCTCAGCAAATCCTCAGCCCTGCAAATGATACTGTGGTTGTGGACTGGAAAGGTCCGGTAAAACTGAAAGCGGGAAATATCCCAGAAGTAACGGTTAAACTGGGTAAAGGGGCCGGGAACACCTACCAGACAACACTGGTAGACGCAAAAAATCCTTCTAAAGAAATTACATACGACATCGTCAGGACGTATGGAGGATGGGGCTGGAAACAGCGTTACCTTGTAAAAGTCGGAAATAATAACTATATTCTGCCCATTCAGTGGAACCAGGCAACTTCCCGGTGGGTTCCCTACAATCTTCAGAACTGGTATAATGATGATGGCAGTCTGAAGGCATTGTTCGTGAAGAACTCTTTTGAGATGAAGTGTGCGGCATGTCATAATACCGGACTTGAACTGAAGAAGGTGGATGACGGATACGAATCAAAATACGTGGAGCTGAATACAGGTTGTGAAAAATGTCATGGACCGGGCTCGCAGCACGTAAAGTCTCCAAAATCAAAGGGTAATATTGTTAATCCACGCAAGATAACATATGAGAGAGGATTGGAAAGCTGCGGTCAGTGCCACACGAGAGGTACAAGCGTTCCGAACGGTTCTTTTGAGTTTCCATGGAATGACAAGGATAACAAGCCCTACAAGCTTGGTGAGCCCATAGCAAACTATTATCAATTCACGCCAGGATTGTGGGGAGACCCGGAAGCACACTCCAAACAACACCACCAGCAATGGATAGACCTCTTAAAAAGCAAACACTTCAAGGCTAAAGTAGCATGTTATGATTGTCACAACCCGCATGGAGGGGCTGGAAGGTTCCAGTTGGTAAAGGCAGATTTCAACAATACTCTCTGCCTGTCCTGCCATGGCAAGGACAAGAGGTTTTCAAACCCTGCGGCAATAAGGAACCATACAAAACACAATTATGCACCGGAGACAAAAGGTACCAGCAGGTGCTCCGGCTGCCATATGGTAAAAACCGCAGCATCAGCAGAGGCAGGAGATATCCATTCTCACGATTTCAAGATTATAAAACCAACCGTCAGTCTTGAGGCATTCAAAAAAGATCCGAAAAATGTGGTGCCGAATTCATGTACGGGATGCCACAAGGATTGGGCAAAGGACGAAGCTGGCTTGCAGATGGCCGCAGGCGCATACGATTCGCTCTTCGCAAAATAA
- the lpxC gene encoding UDP-3-O-acyl-N-acetylglucosamine deacetylase gives MHTVLIIDDEKAILDSLSSILQDEGFQVFKAIDGNEGLALFEKERPEVVLLDVWMPGMDGLQALKRIKKKDKDAMVIVISGHGTISTAVEAVKRGAYDFLEKPLSIDKVLEVISRGLGLDIGRADKTENVKVGITKGPDTRKQKTIGKSIVVYGLGLHSGVKTGMILLPMPEDTGIIFEHMPDGERIPAYIDYVFSVGYASSLKGKNCLVRTIEHLLATCHMYGITNLLIKVSEEVPILDGSSIEICKKIDEAGIVEQQEGIEPLRVYDPIVLPGLSDGKYLSIEPWDVFEIDYTLEHPKPIGIQEYRFIGGRENFVNEIAPARTFGFLKDFDRLEKMGLGSGGRMSNVIILNDEGVINTKLRFEDEFVRHKVLDLIGDIYLLNRPIIGKITAKQTGHIENIALVKALKSKQ, from the coding sequence ATGCATACAGTGCTCATAATAGACGATGAAAAGGCAATACTGGACAGTCTGTCCTCCATTCTCCAGGATGAAGGTTTTCAGGTATTCAAGGCAATAGACGGCAATGAAGGGTTGGCTCTCTTTGAAAAGGAAAGACCTGAAGTAGTCCTCCTTGATGTATGGATGCCGGGGATGGATGGCCTCCAGGCGCTGAAACGGATAAAGAAGAAAGACAAGGATGCCATGGTTATTGTTATATCCGGACACGGGACAATATCTACGGCTGTTGAAGCGGTTAAGAGGGGGGCTTACGATTTCCTCGAAAAACCCCTCTCAATAGATAAGGTGTTAGAGGTGATTTCAAGGGGTTTGGGGCTGGACATTGGCAGGGCAGACAAGACTGAAAACGTTAAGGTTGGCATTACAAAGGGCCCGGACACCCGTAAGCAGAAAACAATAGGAAAGAGCATTGTTGTCTATGGGTTGGGGCTTCATTCGGGCGTGAAGACGGGCATGATACTACTACCCATGCCGGAAGACACAGGTATTATATTTGAGCACATGCCGGATGGTGAACGGATACCGGCCTATATCGATTATGTCTTTTCTGTGGGATATGCCTCATCTTTGAAAGGGAAAAATTGCCTTGTCCGTACGATTGAGCATCTGCTCGCAACATGCCACATGTACGGGATCACAAACCTCCTTATAAAGGTAAGCGAGGAGGTGCCTATCCTCGACGGTTCATCGATAGAGATATGTAAAAAGATCGATGAGGCAGGCATTGTGGAACAGCAGGAAGGCATTGAACCTTTGCGGGTGTATGACCCCATCGTGCTCCCCGGCCTTTCAGACGGAAAATACCTCTCAATTGAGCCATGGGATGTATTTGAAATCGATTATACCCTTGAGCACCCGAAGCCCATAGGTATCCAGGAGTATCGTTTTATCGGTGGAAGAGAGAATTTTGTAAACGAAATAGCGCCTGCGAGGACATTCGGCTTTTTAAAGGACTTTGACAGGCTTGAAAAAATGGGTCTTGGCTCAGGCGGGCGAATGAGCAATGTGATTATCCTGAATGATGAGGGGGTAATTAATACAAAACTACGCTTTGAGGACGAGTTTGTGAGGCATAAAGTGCTTGACCTCATCGGTGACATCTATCTTCTTAACAGGCCTATTATCGGCAAGATCACTGCGAAGCAGACAGGACACATTGAAAACATTGCGCTTGTTAAGGCGTTAAAGTCGAAACAGTAG
- a CDS encoding NUDIX hydrolase yields the protein MIKEWEIIESNVDRDYKVFKIKTVQAVSPRTNNTGQFYTIETNDWVNIIAVTENQEIVMIKQYRHGSQEVTLEIPGGLVDDEHHQEAALRELLEETGYAGENVQYLGAVNPNPAIFNNLSHTYLVDKVRKVSGKNLDPNEDIDVIHVPVAEIPSLIEKGIITHALVVVAFYFYFSKAALS from the coding sequence ATGATAAAAGAATGGGAGATCATAGAATCAAATGTAGACAGGGACTACAAGGTCTTTAAGATAAAAACGGTCCAGGCCGTCTCTCCCCGCACGAACAATACAGGTCAGTTCTACACGATAGAAACCAATGACTGGGTCAATATTATCGCCGTTACTGAAAATCAGGAAATCGTAATGATAAAACAGTACAGGCATGGGTCGCAAGAGGTTACACTGGAGATTCCCGGCGGACTCGTTGACGATGAACACCACCAGGAGGCGGCATTACGGGAACTCTTAGAAGAAACCGGGTATGCCGGTGAAAATGTGCAATATCTCGGGGCTGTAAATCCGAACCCTGCCATATTTAATAACCTCAGCCATACGTATCTTGTGGACAAAGTGCGAAAGGTGTCCGGCAAAAACCTGGATCCCAATGAGGATATAGATGTCATCCATGTCCCCGTTGCTGAAATTCCCTCCCTTATTGAAAAGGGCATAATCACTCACGCATTGGTGGTTGTCGCTTTTTACTTCTACTTTTCCAAGGCAGCCCTATCCTGA
- the mobB gene encoding molybdopterin-guanine dinucleotide biosynthesis protein B — protein MTNKRIPVLSVVGRSKTGKTTLIEKLIPLLDSKGIKVAVIKHHHHDFEIDTPGKDTHRLKHAGAHTVIISSPKKIAIIQDTWREPSIEDIVSKYASNMDIVITEGYKKADMPKIEVYQKKKNLPPVCIDDKNLLALVSDSPILASVPVFLRDDAEGILELILSRFTLSRALRD, from the coding sequence ATGACCAATAAAAGGATCCCCGTACTCTCTGTTGTGGGCAGATCAAAAACCGGCAAGACGACCCTGATCGAAAAGCTGATACCCCTCCTTGACAGTAAAGGCATTAAGGTTGCCGTCATAAAACATCACCACCATGATTTTGAGATAGATACTCCGGGTAAGGACACACACAGGCTCAAACATGCCGGTGCCCATACCGTTATCATCTCTTCCCCGAAAAAGATCGCTATTATTCAAGACACATGGAGAGAGCCGTCAATCGAAGATATTGTTTCAAAATACGCATCAAACATGGATATTGTCATTACAGAAGGGTACAAAAAGGCGGATATGCCGAAAATTGAGGTCTATCAGAAAAAGAAAAACCTTCCTCCCGTATGCATAGACGATAAAAATCTCCTCGCCTTAGTTTCAGATTCACCCATTTTGGCCTCTGTTCCGGTATTTTTAAGAGATGATGCAGAAGGTATTTTAGAACTTATACTTTCACGTTTCACATTGTCCCGCGCTTTGCGGGATTGA
- a CDS encoding ATP-binding protein has translation MIKLNIISSIKDIFRSLSLRTQLLLILLFLLVISISSLSIIYSRTEDMIIDKVTENIDDITKAIQISVEELTYKGSSTERLKSYVDMLNKKGIKEISILSDSSEVIASSDPKKIGTKEKIGEKRSWRKKDLMITARLGEESKKETQRLYNIIMPVSVKGQNIGYIHINMVLDDYKLLSQKNHLKRILSTVFVFSIGIIVSLLIADKYTEPIKRIARASKRIAEGELVKIRDKSHRKDEIGVLIRSFNEMVDKLGERQELEEKLKKTEQLSMIGQLSSGIAHEIRNPLNFLSLSVGHIKERILEENIRNKEGLIKLLDDVTKEIYRVNELIHNFLFLGKPITLHKEFVEPEALISEVLFILKDKVRKGIDIRVTCKENSQPIYCDREYMRLCVTNLLLNAIQAIDDKGAVHIECGREDSYSCISVLDDGGGIGPEELDKIFEPYYSTKKLGIGLGLSVTKRFVEEHGGTIAIASKVGEGTTITIKVPYREA, from the coding sequence ATGATTAAACTGAACATCATCTCCTCCATAAAAGACATTTTCCGAAGCCTGTCCCTGAGGACACAACTCCTGCTCATCCTGCTTTTCCTTCTCGTTATCTCCATAAGCTCTTTATCAATCATCTATTCGAGAACAGAAGATATGATTATCGATAAGGTAACGGAAAATATAGACGATATTACAAAGGCCATTCAGATCAGCGTGGAAGAATTGACCTATAAAGGCAGCAGCACGGAAAGGCTGAAAAGCTACGTGGATATGTTGAATAAAAAGGGCATTAAAGAGATATCGATTTTAAGTGACAGTTCGGAAGTCATTGCAAGTTCTGACCCAAAAAAGATAGGGACAAAGGAAAAGATAGGTGAAAAAAGGAGTTGGAGAAAAAAGGATTTGATGATTACGGCCCGCCTTGGTGAAGAGAGCAAAAAGGAAACACAACGCCTCTACAATATAATAATGCCCGTATCGGTAAAAGGACAGAACATTGGGTATATCCATATCAATATGGTGCTGGATGATTACAAGCTCCTCTCGCAAAAGAATCACTTAAAGAGGATATTGAGCACCGTCTTTGTCTTCAGTATAGGCATCATCGTGAGCCTTCTCATTGCAGACAAATATACAGAGCCTATTAAAAGAATAGCGCGGGCAAGTAAAAGGATCGCTGAGGGCGAGTTGGTCAAGATAAGGGACAAGAGTCACCGTAAGGACGAGATAGGTGTGCTCATCCGGAGTTTCAATGAGATGGTTGATAAACTTGGCGAACGACAGGAACTGGAAGAAAAATTGAAAAAAACCGAACAGCTCTCAATGATAGGTCAACTATCTTCAGGAATAGCCCACGAGATCAGAAACCCCCTTAACTTTTTATCATTATCAGTCGGGCATATCAAAGAAAGGATCTTAGAGGAGAATATCAGAAACAAGGAAGGGCTCATTAAGCTTCTCGATGATGTGACAAAGGAAATTTACAGAGTGAATGAACTGATCCACAATTTTCTTTTCCTTGGCAAACCCATAACCTTGCACAAGGAGTTCGTTGAACCGGAAGCCCTCATAAGCGAGGTGCTCTTTATTTTAAAGGATAAGGTAAGAAAGGGCATAGACATCCGGGTAACCTGTAAAGAAAACAGCCAGCCTATATATTGCGACCGGGAATATATGAGGCTATGTGTCACCAACCTCCTGTTGAATGCCATTCAGGCTATTGACGATAAAGGTGCTGTGCACATTGAATGCGGCAGGGAAGATTCCTATTCCTGCATCTCTGTCCTTGATGATGGCGGGGGCATCGGGCCTGAAGAGCTTGATAAAATCTTTGAGCCATACTATTCTACAAAAAAGCTCGGCATCGGACTTGGTCTGAGCGTTACAAAACGGTTCGTAGAAGAACATGGCGGGACAATAGCAATAGCAAGCAAGGTGGGCGAGGGGACAACAATTACAATTAAGGTGCCGTATCGTGAAGCTTGA
- the trpS gene encoding tryptophan--tRNA ligase: protein MKRIFSGIQPTGEIHLGNYVGAIRNWVYLTEEYDCIFCVVDYHAITVEYRIDELKKRTLETALILLACGLSPEKCKMFVQSHVREHTELAWIFNCVTPIGELERMTQFKDKSRQHRANINIGLMGYPVLQAADILVYKAGYVPVGEDQVQHVELSREVARKFNARYGDIFPEPQVILSMAPKILGVDGTSKMSKTLNNYIGLLEDKDSMWEKLRTAVTDVNRVRRKDPGNPEVCNIYTIHRAFSPNETLLEIDKGCRTASIGCIDCKKTLFSNMMAELDPIREKAVSLNNNIDYVIDVIKTGADTCRAIAAETMDEVRKTIGLFM from the coding sequence ATGAAAAGGATATTCAGCGGGATTCAGCCTACAGGGGAGATTCATCTGGGAAACTATGTGGGTGCAATAAGAAACTGGGTTTATCTGACAGAAGAGTATGACTGCATCTTCTGCGTAGTGGATTACCACGCAATAACGGTGGAATATAGGATTGACGAGCTGAAGAAGAGAACCCTGGAAACTGCTCTTATATTGCTTGCCTGCGGGTTATCGCCGGAGAAGTGCAAAATGTTTGTTCAGTCCCACGTCCGTGAACATACGGAACTTGCCTGGATATTCAACTGCGTGACCCCTATAGGTGAGCTTGAAAGAATGACACAATTTAAGGATAAATCAAGACAACACAGGGCTAACATCAATATAGGGCTTATGGGTTATCCGGTGCTGCAGGCTGCTGACATCCTTGTGTATAAAGCAGGGTATGTGCCTGTCGGTGAAGACCAGGTGCAGCATGTGGAGTTGTCGCGGGAAGTGGCGAGAAAGTTTAATGCAAGGTATGGAGATATTTTTCCTGAGCCCCAGGTGATACTTTCCATGGCGCCCAAAATTCTGGGTGTGGACGGGACAAGCAAGATGTCAAAAACATTGAATAATTATATCGGTTTGCTGGAAGATAAGGATTCCATGTGGGAAAAACTGAGAACAGCCGTTACGGATGTGAACAGGGTAAGAAGAAAAGACCCGGGCAACCCGGAAGTGTGTAATATTTACACGATACACCGTGCCTTTTCTCCAAACGAAACCCTTTTGGAAATTGACAAAGGGTGCAGAACGGCGTCGATCGGTTGTATCGATTGCAAAAAGACTCTTTTTTCCAACATGATGGCAGAATTGGATCCCATAAGGGAAAAGGCCGTTTCGCTCAACAATAACATTGATTATGTCATTGATGTCATAAAAACAGGCGCCGATACCTGCAGGGCAATTGCAGCAGAAACGATGGATGAGGTAAGGAAAACCATTGGCCTCTTTATGTAG
- a CDS encoding dodecin family protein, with amino-acid sequence MKYDGTVARITEIIGASPKSFEDAVNVGFKRASKTLRGITGIKVSDHRCKVEDGKIVEYRVTLNVTFILES; translated from the coding sequence ATGAAATACGATGGAACCGTTGCAAGAATAACAGAAATCATCGGTGCTTCTCCGAAAAGTTTTGAAGATGCGGTAAATGTTGGTTTTAAACGGGCTTCAAAAACACTGAGGGGTATTACAGGTATTAAGGTGAGTGATCACCGGTGCAAGGTAGAGGATGGGAAAATCGTTGAGTACCGCGTGACCCTGAACGTTACCTTTATCCTGGAAAGCTGA
- the ispF gene encoding 2-C-methyl-D-erythritol 2,4-cyclodiphosphate synthase, with translation MRVGIGYDVHRLVEGRKLFLGGIEIPFNKGLLGHSDGDVLIHAICDALLGAISEGDIGLHFPDSDQGIKNIKSGNILSFVGKLLKNKGFKIENIDAVVVSEEPKILPYRKIMIETISNILQIDPAQVGLKGKTTEGLGFAGRKEGIAVYAVALVKK, from the coding sequence ATGAGAGTCGGGATCGGATACGATGTGCATCGCCTGGTGGAGGGAAGGAAATTATTCCTCGGAGGGATCGAAATTCCCTTTAACAAAGGCCTGCTGGGCCATTCCGATGGTGATGTTCTGATACACGCAATCTGCGATGCCCTCCTTGGTGCCATTTCTGAAGGCGATATCGGTCTTCACTTCCCTGACTCAGACCAGGGTATTAAAAACATAAAGAGCGGAAACATTTTATCTTTCGTTGGCAAACTGTTAAAAAACAAGGGGTTTAAAATTGAAAACATAGACGCCGTTGTTGTTTCAGAAGAACCAAAAATCCTCCCTTATAGAAAAATCATGATCGAAACCATATCAAACATTCTTCAGATAGATCCGGCACAGGTGGGTTTAAAAGGAAAAACCACTGAAGGACTCGGCTTTGCAGGACGCAAAGAAGGTATAGCGGTATATGCAGTGGCGTTAGTAAAAAAATGA